A part of Ignavibacteria bacterium genomic DNA contains:
- a CDS encoding IS1595 family transposase encodes MLQKFNNLVQLFTYFNNERVCREYLEQIRWNGNITCPYEDCKHDKVFKYSNGKVYKCDKCKKQFSVRVGTMFEGSKISLQKWFAAIYLITSHKKGISSLQLHKYLGITQKTAWFMLHRVRHSLGLNNQPTDKLEGTCEADETYIGGQEKNKHQSKKTKGTQGRSLKTKTPVVGIIQRGGELRANVVDGTSGEILKKFIHENLKSGNPLNTDEWLGYKGLSKIFDHNVVKHNSKEYVKGDIHTNTIEGFWAILKRGIMGIYHSMSRKHLQRYVDEFVFRYNTRGFSESYRFDYVLNNINNRLTYKELKNVGSN; translated from the coding sequence ATCTTACAGAAATTCAATAATTTAGTCCAACTTTTCACATACTTTAATAATGAACGAGTATGTAGAGAATACTTGGAACAAATTAGATGGAATGGTAATATAACCTGTCCTTATGAAGATTGTAAGCACGATAAAGTTTTCAAATATAGTAATGGTAAAGTTTATAAGTGTGATAAATGTAAGAAACAATTTTCAGTAAGAGTTGGAACAATGTTTGAAGGAAGTAAAATATCTCTACAAAAATGGTTCGCAGCTATTTATCTCATAACTTCTCATAAGAAAGGTATATCATCTTTACAATTACACAAATATTTAGGAATTACTCAAAAAACAGCTTGGTTTATGCTTCATAGAGTTAGACATAGTTTAGGATTAAATAATCAACCAACTGATAAGTTAGAAGGAACTTGTGAAGCGGATGAAACTTATATTGGTGGCCAAGAAAAGAATAAACATCAAAGTAAGAAAACAAAAGGAACACAAGGTAGAAGTTTGAAAACTAAAACTCCTGTTGTTGGTATCATCCAAAGAGGTGGTGAATTGAGAGCTAATGTTGTAGATGGAACATCAGGAGAAATCTTGAAGAAGTTTATACATGAAAACTTGAAATCAGGAAATCCATTAAATACGGATGAATGGTTAGGATATAAAGGATTATCTAAAATCTTTGATCATAATGTTGTAAAACACAATAGTAAAGAATATGTTAAAGGTGATATTCACACTAATACAATTGAAGGATTTTGGGCAATTTTGAAAAGAGGAATAATGGGAATTTATCATTCAATGAGTAGAAAACATCTACAAAGATATGTTGATGAATTTGTATTCAGATATAACACTCGTGGATTTTCTGAGAGTTATAGATTTGATTATGTCCTAAATAATATTAACAATCGTTTAACCTATAAAGAATTAAAAAATGTTGGAAGTAATTAA
- a CDS encoding AAA family ATPase has translation MFIKKLEFKNINSYGNNLQTLEFDNKGGLILLVGHNGTGKSTIKQSLELCLFGKVQGKSGKRLALTKLPNRRNGNLYTGVFFKNQLGQDIIMKRYIQPNNFEMFVNEEPYTERFKIMSEKDREKLIGYSFEIFKSFISLNMNDFKNFISLSKEDKENLLNKLFNLNDLDTLYSITKDLDISNQKLITDLNNEIYHNEQSILEYRQTIQNIKLTQQKTRNERLTELKEQIISKKPTYIEYEEEIKSLDKQKEDTNKKLSKLYQIKSDKQKEKTKLEVEIESLEEKIKVFESGICPVCDTDLSEGHDAHLTEMHDQIKLKKQQIQECDKFLERCILEDTKIRNTFDSIYNKKNDVQNKLTELKTELALLNKEYKNLKNQSEDNTTENLETKINILKETNKQKSELLKSLNKKSEIYEELKKMFSVDGVRKSMIKNALIPINKYLNNYLTKLNSEYHAQLNENFDANIFELGILNIDPETLSKGEDKKINIAIALSYLNLVLELKQSNIMFLDEIFDGVDVNNINLTLNVLREIALEHKINIIIVNHGMEQIVDLSIFDKIIRTSKDIFSNVEIIDNDNIT, from the coding sequence ATGTTCATTAAGAAATTAGAGTTCAAAAATATAAATTCTTACGGTAATAATCTTCAAACATTGGAATTTGATAATAAAGGTGGTTTGATTTTATTGGTTGGTCATAATGGTACAGGTAAATCAACTATAAAACAATCTTTAGAACTATGTTTATTTGGAAAAGTTCAGGGTAAATCTGGTAAAAGATTGGCTCTAACAAAACTTCCTAACAGAAGGAATGGAAATTTATATACAGGTGTGTTTTTTAAAAATCAATTAGGTCAAGATATAATAATGAAAAGATATATACAACCTAATAATTTTGAAATGTTTGTTAATGAAGAACCTTACACCGAAAGATTTAAAATTATGTCTGAAAAAGACAGAGAGAAACTTATAGGATATAGTTTTGAAATTTTTAAGTCATTTATATCACTTAATATGAATGATTTTAAGAACTTTATATCCTTGTCAAAAGAAGATAAAGAAAATTTATTGAACAAATTATTTAATTTAAACGATTTAGATACATTATATTCTATTACAAAAGATTTAGATATTTCAAATCAAAAACTTATTACTGATTTAAATAATGAAATATATCATAATGAACAATCTATATTAGAATATAGACAAACAATTCAAAATATAAAACTTACACAACAGAAAACAAGAAATGAAAGATTAACTGAATTAAAAGAACAAATAATTTCAAAAAAACCAACATATATCGAATATGAAGAAGAAATAAAATCTCTTGATAAACAAAAAGAAGATACTAATAAAAAACTTAGCAAATTATATCAAATCAAATCTGATAAACAAAAAGAAAAAACAAAACTTGAAGTTGAAATTGAATCACTTGAAGAAAAAATAAAGGTTTTTGAAAGTGGTATTTGTCCTGTGTGTGATACAGATTTGAGTGAAGGACATGATGCACATTTAACAGAAATGCACGATCAAATTAAATTAAAAAAACAACAAATTCAAGAATGTGACAAGTTCTTAGAAAGATGTATTTTGGAAGATACTAAAATTAGAAATACTTTTGATTCAATTTATAATAAAAAGAATGATGTTCAGAATAAACTAACTGAATTAAAAACAGAACTTGCTCTATTAAATAAAGAATATAAAAATTTGAAAAACCAAAGTGAAGATAATACAACAGAAAACCTTGAAACGAAGATAAATATTTTGAAAGAGACAAACAAACAAAAATCAGAATTACTAAAATCTTTGAACAAGAAATCAGAAATTTACGAAGAATTGAAAAAAATGTTTTCTGTAGATGGTGTCAGAAAATCTATGATTAAGAATGCTTTGATACCTATAAATAAATATCTTAACAATTATTTAACAAAGTTAAATTCAGAATATCATGCACAATTAAATGAGAATTTTGATGCTAATATATTTGAACTTGGTATATTAAATATTGATCCAGAAACATTATCAAAGGGTGAAGATAAAAAAATAAATATAGCGATTGCTTTGTCTTATTTGAATTTAGTATTGGAATTGAAACAATCAAATATAATGTTTTTGGATGAAATATTTGATGGTGTTGATGTTAATAATATAAATCTGACGTTAAATGTTTTAAGAGAAATAGCTTTAGAACACAAGATTAATATAATTATAGTAAATCATGGTATGGAACAAATTGTTGATCTTAGTATATTTGATAAAATTATACGTACAAGTAAAGATATATTTTCAAATGTTGAAATAATTGATAATGATAATATTACATAG
- a CDS encoding site-specific DNA-methyltransferase gives MERNIIYNEDCKITLKRFQDKFIDGIITSPPYNINTERSDCYYNNGYSELDGLSENDYLEIRTNEFKEFSRVIKDKGVICYNISYAKDNPILPILLVAKIHNETDLTIADIICWKKSNAIPFQTSPTKLSRITELIYVFVKKEHLHTFKTNKEVSKVNKKTGQKFYKNYVNYIEARNNDGYKCQLKASFSQDLVNQLINIYFPKGSLIYDPFTGIGTTQLSCIENECDYIGSELIKKHYEIALNRVEEKIKEKTLL, from the coding sequence ATGGAACGAAATATAATTTATAACGAAGATTGTAAGATTACATTAAAAAGATTTCAAGATAAATTTATTGATGGGATAATTACATCACCACCATATAACATCAACACAGAAAGAAGTGATTGTTATTACAATAATGGGTATTCTGAATTAGATGGATTAAGTGAGAATGATTATCTTGAAATAAGAACCAATGAATTTAAAGAATTTTCAAGAGTGATAAAGGATAAAGGAGTAATTTGCTATAACATATCTTATGCAAAAGATAATCCAATTTTACCGATATTATTAGTTGCTAAAATTCATAACGAAACAGATTTAACTATTGCCGATATTATTTGTTGGAAAAAGTCAAATGCAATACCTTTTCAAACTTCTCCAACTAAATTGAGTAGAATTACTGAATTGATTTATGTTTTTGTAAAGAAAGAACATTTACACACATTTAAAACTAACAAAGAAGTAAGTAAGGTAAATAAAAAAACAGGACAAAAATTTTACAAAAACTATGTAAATTATATTGAAGCAAGAAATAATGATGGATACAAATGTCAATTGAAAGCATCGTTTTCACAAGATTTAGTAAATCAACTCATAAACATTTACTTTCCAAAAGGTAGTTTGATCTATGATCCTTTTACTGGTATAGGAACAACACAATTAAGTTGTATTGAAAATGAATGTGATTATATTGGTAGTGAATTGATAAAAAAACATTATGAAATTGCTTTAAATAGAGTAGAAGAAAAAATAAAAGAAAAAACTTTACTTTAA
- a CDS encoding GxxExxY protein, with translation MAKQKKENENGGSQKPLKNKTKREQIKEKAIEVTLRVDFFVEGEVMVEIKAIEKLEDLHKAQAINYCKAYGIADDLLINFWGKSLDFKRVYNKNHVIPKIK, from the coding sequence ATGGCGAAACAAAAGAAAGAAAACGAGAACGGAGGTTCGCAAAAACCTTTGAAAAACAAAACAAAGCGTGAACAAATAAAAGAAAAAGCTATAGAAGTTACCCTGCGAGTTGATTTTTTTGTAGAAGGGGAAGTTATGGTAGAAATAAAAGCCATTGAAAAATTAGAAGACTTGCACAAAGCACAAGCCATTAACTATTGCAAAGCATATGGCATCGCAGATGATTTGTTAATCAATTTTTGGGGCAAAAGTTTAGATTTTAAAAGGGTTTACAATAAAAATCATGTTATTCCTAAAATCAAGTAA
- a CDS encoding histone H1, producing the protein MNELEKIYAQIEEQMAIVKERHAKFVEKGNKTAESDVRKALGEIKKLVTPYRKASVDATKKV; encoded by the coding sequence ATGAATGAATTAGAAAAAATTTATGCACAAATTGAAGAACAAATGGCAATTGTAAAAGAAAGACATGCAAAATTTGTAGAAAAAGGTAATAAAACTGCTGAAAGTGATGTTAGAAAAGCACTCGGTGAAATTAAGAAACTTGTTACTCCTTACAGAAAAGCTTCCGTAGATGCAACAAAGAAAGTTTAA
- a CDS encoding adenosylcobalamin-dependent ribonucleoside-diphosphate reductase yields MSEKIYSREEVLKKTLEYFNGDSLAANVWINKYALKDSKGNIYEETPNDMHRRIAKEIIRIEKNYPNPMTEDEVFDVLKNFKYIVPQGGPMSGIGNTKQIVSLSNCFVIGNNYDSYGSIMLTDQEQVQLMKRRGGVGHDISHLRPSFSPVKNSALTSTGIVSFMERYSNSTREVGQDGRRGALMLSCSIHHPDAEKFIDAKLEEGKITGANISLRITDDFMKSVIDNKTYIQQFPVDSKSPIIKKEVEAKPIFDKIIHNAWKSAEPGILFWDTIQRESVADCYSDYGFKTTSTNPCGEIPLCPYDSCRLIAINLLSYVNNPFTNKANFDFKLFEKHAKIAQRMMDDIIDLELEKIDQILEKIETDPEPDFIKQVEIELWQKIRDMCIKGRRTGIGVTAEGDMLAALNLTYGTKEATDFAIKVHKTLAISVYKSSCLLAKERGSFEIFNAELEKNNPFIKRLAEADTELSELLKQGRRNISLLTIAPTGTVSLMTQTTSGIEPVFLPAYKRKRKINPNDKDVRIDEVDENGDSWEHYTVLHHGFIKWLNINNYDIKNVMNLSQEELNKLVEKSPYYKATSNDVDWVEKVRMQGEIQKWVDHSISVTVNLPANVTEEIVHKVYLTAWKSGCKGVTVYRDGSRGGVLGSLDKKEKQQIEDIIMESHAPKRPKMLKCDILRFQNNKEKWIGFVGLLNDKPYEIFTGLLDSFQVPTFVENGWIKKVKEIKKDEGKDVKVSRYDFVYIDKDGYEQEIRGLSRAFDREYWNYAKLMSGILRHGMPLPNVISLIDSLNLKGDSIVSWKVGVKRMLKRYLKDGEIVKGQTCPDCGNDHLKFESGCVICSSCGWSKCS; encoded by the coding sequence ATGAGCGAAAAAATATACAGTAGAGAAGAAGTATTGAAAAAAACGCTTGAGTATTTTAATGGAGATTCATTAGCAGCAAATGTTTGGATTAACAAATATGCTTTGAAAGATTCAAAAGGCAATATTTATGAAGAAACTCCAAATGACATGCATCGCAGGATAGCGAAAGAAATCATAAGAATTGAAAAGAACTATCCAAATCCAATGACAGAAGATGAAGTATTTGATGTACTAAAAAATTTCAAATACATTGTACCACAAGGAGGACCTATGAGTGGTATAGGTAATACAAAACAAATTGTTTCTCTTTCAAATTGTTTTGTTATAGGTAATAATTATGATTCATATGGTTCAATTATGCTTACAGATCAAGAGCAAGTTCAACTTATGAAGCGTAGAGGTGGTGTAGGTCATGATATTTCACATTTGCGTCCAAGTTTTAGTCCAGTTAAAAATTCAGCATTAACTTCAACAGGAATAGTCTCTTTTATGGAGCGTTATTCTAATTCAACAAGAGAAGTAGGACAAGATGGTAGAAGAGGTGCACTTATGTTATCTTGTTCAATACATCATCCAGATGCGGAAAAATTTATAGATGCAAAATTAGAAGAAGGAAAAATAACAGGTGCAAATATATCATTGAGAATTACAGATGATTTTATGAAATCTGTTATTGATAATAAAACTTATATTCAACAATTTCCTGTTGATTCAAAGTCTCCAATTATTAAAAAAGAAGTTGAGGCAAAACCAATATTTGATAAAATTATTCATAATGCTTGGAAATCAGCAGAACCAGGTATTCTTTTCTGGGATACTATTCAGAGAGAATCTGTTGCAGACTGTTATTCAGATTATGGGTTTAAGACAACTTCGACCAACCCTTGTGGTGAGATACCTTTATGTCCATATGACTCTTGTCGTTTAATTGCTATAAACTTGCTATCATACGTTAATAATCCATTCACTAATAAAGCAAACTTTGATTTCAAATTGTTTGAAAAACACGCAAAGATTGCACAAAGAATGATGGATGATATTATTGACCTTGAATTAGAAAAGATAGACCAAATACTCGAAAAAATAGAAACAGATCCTGAACCAGATTTCATAAAGCAAGTTGAAATAGAATTATGGCAAAAGATTCGTGATATGTGTATAAAAGGTCGTAGGACTGGTATAGGCGTTACTGCTGAAGGTGATATGTTAGCCGCTCTAAATCTGACATACGGTACAAAAGAAGCAACAGATTTTGCAATAAAAGTTCATAAAACATTAGCAATCAGTGTTTATAAAAGTTCTTGTTTATTGGCAAAAGAAAGGGGATCATTTGAAATTTTTAATGCAGAACTTGAAAAGAATAATCCTTTTATAAAAAGATTGGCAGAAGCAGATACAGAATTATCTGAGCTTTTAAAACAAGGTAGAAGAAATATATCTCTATTAACAATTGCGCCAACAGGCACAGTTAGTTTGATGACTCAAACAACATCAGGCATTGAACCTGTTTTCTTACCTGCTTATAAAAGAAAGAGAAAAATCAATCCTAATGATAAGGATGTGAGAATTGATGAAGTTGATGAAAATGGTGATTCTTGGGAACATTACACTGTATTACATCACGGTTTCATTAAATGGTTAAACATCAATAACTATGACATTAAAAACGTAATGAATTTATCACAAGAAGAACTTAATAAGTTAGTTGAAAAATCACCTTATTATAAAGCAACATCAAACGATGTTGATTGGGTTGAGAAAGTTAGAATGCAAGGTGAAATCCAAAAATGGGTTGACCATTCAATTTCAGTAACAGTTAATTTGCCTGCAAATGTAACTGAAGAAATTGTTCACAAAGTATATTTGACAGCTTGGAAATCAGGATGTAAAGGTGTGACAGTATATCGTGATGGTTCAAGAGGTGGTGTACTCGGTTCATTGGATAAGAAAGAAAAACAACAAATAGAGGATATTATTATGGAATCACACGCACCTAAACGTCCAAAAATGTTAAAGTGTGATATTCTAAGATTCCAAAATAATAAAGAAAAATGGATTGGTTTTGTTGGATTATTGAATGATAAGCCATATGAAATCTTTACTGGTCTTTTGGATTCTTTCCAAGTTCCTACTTTCGTTGAAAATGGTTGGATTAAAAAAGTGAAAGAAATTAAAAAGGATGAAGGAAAAGATGTAAAAGTTTCAAGATATGACTTTGTTTACATAGATAAAGATGGTTATGAACAAGAAATAAGAGGTTTAAGCCGTGCATTTGATAGAGAATATTGGAATTATGCCAAATTAATGAGTGGTATTCTACGACACGGTATGCCATTACCAAATGTTATTTCTCTTATTGATTCGCTAAACTTAAAAGGCGATTCAATTGTATCTTGGAAAGTAGGTGTCAAACGTATGCTCAAACGTTATTTGAAAGATGGTGAAATAGTGAAAGGACAAACTTGTCCAGATTGTGGAAATGATCATTTAAAATTTGAATCTGGTTGTGTTATTTGCTCATCGTGCGGGTGGAGTAAGTGTAGTTAA